DNA sequence from the Thermoproteales archaeon genome:
TTCCATATGATCCTGAAGTAGATATAAGAGATTACATTTCAGCAAAGGAAGTAATGGATAAGTATGGTTTGGGACCGAATGGAGCTATAATAGCAGCTATTGATTTATCCCTAAATTACGTTCACCTCATAAGGGAGGAGATAGAAGATCTAGATGCTGACTATGTTATTATAGATACTCCAGGTCAAGTAGAGCTTTTCGCTTTTCGTAAAACCGGTGAGGTCTTCACCTCGTTTTTATGCGAAAAGAACTGTTTTATCCTAAACATTTTAGATGCAATGTTGGCAAATTCTCCTTCTACGTTTTTGTCTTCATTGTTCTTAGCTGAAGCGATAGAGTTTAAGCTTAAGGAAACTCAAATAAATGTTTTAAACAAAATAGATCTTCTTCAAAACAAGGAACTTGAAAAAATAATGGAGTGGATCGATGATCCGGATAAGCTAGTGGTTGATTTGCAAAACGAAACTGTTGGACTAGAAAGAGAACTTGGTGAAAACCTTTTTCATTTAGTTAAAAATTTTCTAAAAAACACGGCAATATATCCGGTTTCTGCGGTTACAATGCAGGGTATCGATACAATCTATGCTATTATCCAACAAATAGTAATGGGTGGCGAAGAAATAGATACGGGTTAGGCTAGAAAGGAGGTTTGTACACGACCTTTTTAATCTTCAAAAATGGACCTTCAATTCTTCCTGAAGGGTTGATAAACTTGATTATGAGATTATTTTTATCTGGAGATTTTTCTACAATGAGGAGTCTTTGAAAAACTTCTATAAAAGATTTATAATCGTCAATTTCGGCATAGTTAAGTTGTAATGCCTCTGATATAGAAAGAGCGAGTTCTCTTGCATCTTCTGAAGCGGAAGATTTTACGACAACGCTAAATTTCTCTAGAGATACTGAAGGAATTTTCGCCTTCTGCTCTCTCGCAAGCTTCACTCCAGAAAAGGTAATGATTAAAGGGTAAAAGAAGAATCTATTCTCTAGTACGGAAAGAAAAGTTACTCTACCCGGATTACCATATAAGCCTCGACCAACAATTAAAACAGATTTTGCCTCATATAATCTAGCTTTCTCTGCTAGATTTATAATGTTCTGCTTTCCTCTATTGATTCGCACAGCGTCAGGTAGAGCCCGTGCCAGCTCATTAGCTAAAGAACGCACACGTGGATTGATATGGTGAGTAGTTGTAACAAGAATATGGGCTTTCACGCCAACCCAATTTGTTTAAGTTCTTCAGGAGCAAAAGTTTTACCAAGCGCTGTTTTGGGTACCCATGCGCCTCCAGCGAAGGTATAGCCGCACTTTCTGCATTGCCAAATTCCAATACTGATTCTTTTAAGCTTACCAGGTATTCGGCAGCGAGGACACCGGTGTGGAGCACGCATTTTCGCCTCTATATTTCTTACTCTTTTTCTTAGTGTTGAACCATATCTAGCGCCGAATCTGCCCGCGCTTCCGACGACTTTAGTACGACCCATGATAATCACCTGCCTCTCAGAGTTTAATATAATGTGTTTTATAAATCTTTAGTTATGCTCGCTAATTTTTCTCTAAGCTTTTTAGAAACTCGAATTGCAATGTTTTTTGCCTCCATTATTTCTCCATAGGTAAATACGCCTGGATTTCCTTTCTGTATACCTGTTATTGATTCGTTTTCGTCAATAACGAACGTTATTCTGGCATCCATGACTAATTCTTCTTCATAAGAAGGATCTACAATCAGCTTATCGCCGATTTTTGCAATAGTAACAAATACAGGTATATTTCCTATTGGAAGATTAATTTTCTCATCTGTTACGATGATATTATCATCCTCTACTTCCACTTTATTATATTGAGTTGTGAGAAGGGCAGCCACAGATGCTAGGGCGGATGCATCGATTAAATTACCGCCGTGATCTAATGCGTAAATATCCACGAAAACAGCCCAAACTTTCTCTCCTGGAATCAGCACAAGCTCATCTAATTTTATCATTTCAGAACTTCTAAGACCTCTATCGATGACTCTTGATAACTCAACGTCTTCTTCGCCCGGCGGACCAGGCTCAAATATAGGTGAAGCTAAAGGTATAAGTTCGGCATTAACAATTTGTATCCCCTTTTCCGGAGTATCTGGGAATGGGCGGTCTAGCTGGACTTTCACTCCAGTGATTACAGTAGTATCTCCAAGTTTAACAATTGCAGATCCGTTAGCTTTACCTATTAGGTTCGTTGTTATCTCTATTTCTCTGTAGTCATCCAATCCTCTGTCATCTATTCTCTTATCTTTGCGTAGCAATGAAAGAATGGTTTCCTTTTTTATCTTCGGTATGATTAGCTCGCTTTTACTGCTCACTTTCTAGAACCTCCTTGCTTATTTCTATATATCTCCTTTTTAAGGCTTCTTTTTGAACACGATAAATCTTTTTTATAGCTTTAACGGCTAGTGCTAGCGCTTTTTCAAATTCTTCACTTGTAAACCTACCATCAGCCTGCAAGAGGGTTATCTGTCCTAATCCAGGCATCATTGCTACGGGCATATCAGCATCGCCATACTGATCCTCCAAACCGTTTAAGTCGAGTATTATTTGACCATTAGCCTTTCCAACAGCTATCGAAGCTACTAAATCCCGAAGGGGAATGCCAGCATCTGCTAAAGCAACGGATGCTGCTGTTATGCTCGCAGTTCGTGTTCCACCATCCGCCTCTAAAACTTCAACAAATATGTCTATAGCTGTTCTTGGAAATTCCTCTACAAATATCGATGGTTCTAATGCTTCGCGAATTACCTTGGACAATTCGATTTCTCTTCTAGAAAAACCTGGCGACTTTCTTTCTTCAACTGAGAAAGGTGCCATGTGATAACGGCATCTAACCACCGCTCGATCCGGAATTATTACGTGGCGAGGATGAGCTTCTCTAGGCCCGTAAACAGCTGCAATAATCTTGTTGTGTCCT
Encoded proteins:
- a CDS encoding ATP/GTP-binding protein; protein product: MITVFVVGTAGCGKSTFTKTFADFLYYKSIDVIKVNVDPAVENLPYDPEVDIRDYISAKEVMDKYGLGPNGAIIAAIDLSLNYVHLIREEIEDLDADYVIIDTPGQVELFAFRKTGEVFTSFLCEKNCFILNILDAMLANSPSTFLSSLFLAEAIEFKLKETQINVLNKIDLLQNKELEKIMEWIDDPDKLVVDLQNETVGLERELGENLFHLVKNFLKNTAIYPVSAVTMQGIDTIYAIIQQIVMGGEEIDTG
- a CDS encoding exosome complex protein Rrp42 — its product is MSSKSELIIPKIKKETILSLLRKDKRIDDRGLDDYREIEITTNLIGKANGSAIVKLGDTTVITGVKVQLDRPFPDTPEKGIQIVNAELIPLASPIFEPGPPGEEDVELSRVIDRGLRSSEMIKLDELVLIPGEKVWAVFVDIYALDHGGNLIDASALASVAALLTTQYNKVEVEDDNIIVTDEKINLPIGNIPVFVTIAKIGDKLIVDPSYEEELVMDARITFVIDENESITGIQKGNPGVFTYGEIMEAKNIAIRVSKKLREKLASITKDL
- a CDS encoding exosome complex exonuclease Rrp41, which codes for MTTKDSIELINKEGLRIDGRKVYELRPIKIRAGFLKNADGSAYIELGHNKIIAAVYGPREAHPRHVIIPDRAVVRCRYHMAPFSVEERKSPGFSRREIELSKVIREALEPSIFVEEFPRTAIDIFVEVLEADGGTRTASITAASVALADAGIPLRDLVASIAVGKANGQIILDLNGLEDQYGDADMPVAMMPGLGQITLLQADGRFTSEEFEKALALAVKAIKKIYRVQKEALKRRYIEISKEVLESEQ
- a CDS encoding 50S ribosomal protein L37ae is translated as MGRTKVVGSAGRFGARYGSTLRKRVRNIEAKMRAPHRCPRCRIPGKLKRISIGIWQCRKCGYTFAGGAWVPKTALGKTFAPEELKQIGLA